The following are encoded in a window of Anomalospiza imberbis isolate Cuckoo-Finch-1a 21T00152 chromosome 36, ASM3175350v1, whole genome shotgun sequence genomic DNA:
- the LOC137464089 gene encoding LOW QUALITY PROTEIN: class II histocompatibility antigen, B-L beta chain-like (The sequence of the model RefSeq protein was modified relative to this genomic sequence to represent the inferred CDS: inserted 2 bases in 1 codon), protein MGRVAAAGAVLVALVVLGAPPAAGAELSGERGGGAGGGVFQYVGKSECHFMNGTEKVRYLSRFIYNREQYAMFDCDVGHFLGFTPYGETAARYWNSDPDVMEQKRAAADWLCRYNHDYLSPFLTERRVPPHVPISLVPSSSQPGXCSVMDFYPAHTQLRWFQGQQELSVEATDMVPNKDWTYQLLVLLETPPWRGLTCSCQLEHISTSGVEGLRNPPEMPLDAARSKMLSGIGGSKLGFVFLALGLSF, encoded by the exons atggggcgagtggcggcagctggggccgtactggtggcactggtggtgctgggagcccccccggctgcgggcgcggagctctcgggagagcggggggggggggcgggaggcg gggtgtTCCAGTACGTGGGAAAGTCCGAGTGTCACTTCATGAACGGCACGGAGAAGGTGAGGTACCTGAGCAGGTTCATCTACAATCGGGAGCAGTACGCGATGTTCGACTGCGACGTGGGGCACTTTTTGGGGTTCACCCCCTATggggagacagcagccaggtatTGGAACAGCGACCCAGACGTTATGGAGCAAAAAAGGGCTGCGGCGGACTGGCTGTGCCGGTACAACCACGATTATCTCAGCCCGTTCCTCACGGAGCGCCGAG tgccgcccca CGTGCCCATCTCGCTGGTGCCCTCGAGCTcccagccggg ctgctccgtgatggatttctaccctgcccacacccagctgaggtggttccagggccagcaggagctctctgtggaGGCCACCGACATGGTCCCCAACAAGGACTGGACctaccagctcctggtgctgctggaaacaCCCCCCTGGCGCGGGCTCACCTGCAGCTGTCAGTTGGAGCACATCAGCACATCAGGTGTGGAAGGGCTGAGAA ACCCCCCAGAGATGCCACTGGATGCCGCCCGCAGCAAGATGCTGTCAGGGATCGGGGGCTCCAAGTTGGGCTTCGTCTTCCTGGCGCTGGGGCTCAGCTTCTAG